From the Daucus carota subsp. sativus chromosome 8, DH1 v3.0, whole genome shotgun sequence genome, one window contains:
- the LOC108198549 gene encoding uncharacterized protein LOC108198549: MDSVSCKKRVRDEPTESTQPELKRFKEDFLDDLDDSDICTTSHDLDSFMKSFEQEISGSTPANESYSGESRPELGYLLGASDDELGIPATVSDDKLTDTELFRVSTESGELSELWRFDEAVSGYDSFSLEFYDDVFEFCSDDNVGEFVAPDSVFDYADLGFGSSDIIPTLQ, translated from the coding sequence atgGACTCAGTGAGTTGCAAGAAGCGGGTACGTGACGAGCCGACCGAGTCGACTCAGCCCGAGTTAAAGAGATTTAAAGAGGATTTCCTAGACGACCTTGACGACTCGGACATATGCACAACGAGTCACGATCTCGACTCGTTCATGAAGAGCTTTGAGCAAGAAATCTCCGGTTCGACTCCGGCGAATGAGTCATATTCCGGCGAGTCTCGGCCGGAGCTCGGTTACCTTCTCGGAGCTTCCGATGATGAACTCGGCATTCCGGCGACTGTTTCCGACGACAAGCTGACTGACACTGAGTTGTTCCGAGTTTCAACCGAGTCAGGTGAACTCAGTGAGTTGTGGAGGTTTGATGAAGCTGTTTCGGGTTATGACTCGTTCAGTTTGGAGTTTTACGACGACGTTTTTGAGTTTTGCAGTGATGATAATGTGGGCGAATTTGTAGCGCCGGACTCTGTGTTTGATTATGCGGATCTCGGGTTCGGATCATCCGATATAATACCCACACTTCAATAA